TAGGCGCCTGTCTGCGGCTGGAACAGAGTCTGGAGAGGAGCGGAAGAAAATGTTCATATCTCAGCTCCACCCTATTTGACAACTGTATGTGTAATATAGGATATTCAAATACATGTAAGATTTCAGATCTACTTCCTAGGAGTTTGCAATAGTAGTAGAAAGTTCTCTAAAAAAAGAGTCTAGCAAAGGCTTTGGGATGAGATGGGGTAGAGAGGTGTTGGAGCAGTGGAGGTCAGTAGTCATAGATGTGATACGTGAAAGGGCAAGGTGTCTGGTCCCAGTCCCACCAAGAAAGTTAAGAGTGTGGCATTGTGAAGCGTCCCCACCTTCCTCTGTAATGGAAAGTCCTACCCCCATCTTCCAATCTCACACCTTCTCCTTGTCTGTGTTGATCAGCTTCCTGTCATCTCTGTTCTTCAGTTTCCCTGGGGCCTCTGCAATGGGCAGGGATGTGTGGAACAGAAACAGCTTCCCTGCACACTCAGCAGCCTAGGAACAAAGAGAGGACTACTTGTTCACTCTTTCCTTTATTTGtccattattcattcattccttacCTTGTCATTTATTAAGTGCCAACTATGTCAGACAGGCTGACTTAGTAGACAGTCATCAACCACTGATGAAAAGGAGGTTGTATCCCAGGGAGTAAGGTGGTCAGAGGAAGGTGAGGCAGATGAGGTTGCCAGGGACTCCAGCCTTACCTTCAGAGCTTCCATCCCAGCCTGGATGACTGGGGCAAATactgtctctgtctcccttgtGTCTGCAAACATTTCTGGAATTTGATCCAATAAGCTGAGGAGAGAGAGGTGATAGGAGACAACCAAACTTACTACCCAGGTGCCTCAGTTCTCAATTCTCTGAAGAGTCATCTGGCCACCAGATTCTGGAAACTCCTGAGCCAGAGCCCCTGTCCATCTACTGACTCCTCTGCTCCACTCCCTGTCCTTCTGTGGTTATACCCTCCCCCGACATTTACCCCCACAATCTGGCTCTTACCTGGTGATGACTGCCCGAGACTCATTGACATTAACCAGGAAGCCGTCCAGCAGTGGTACAAACATGTCAGCCACATCGGATACAACCATCATCTGTGGCTGGGCCAATGAGCTCTTCACATTGTAGAAGTGGAGCACCTTATTGTAGGTGACAAAGCCAACGCGGATTGCTGACTCTTCTGCCCTGCCCTCCCTGTAAAAGGTGACATTGTTACCCACTTGCCACCTTCTCCACCACCCACAATTTCATGACATCAGGCTCCATCTGTTCAGTTAACCAGGTACCCCATCATTAACCAAAGGAAGCACCTTGGCTCCATAACTCTCACCTAGGTAGAAAGTCTAATAGTGACTTGAGCTCCTCACAGAGGAGCCTAACAAGACCAGTCCTGATGGCATTGTAGGAGACGTCAATCATGAAGATGAAGGCAGGAGAGCTGGGGAACTTATTGTTCtgcagaggaaggaaatgggggaagaggggtTTTGGTAAGCAGGCCAGTTGACTAGAGAGAGAAGTCAGCATCAAAGGGGACAATGAAGGGGTGAGGGAAATGATAACAGCCATTCTTAGCTGTCTCATTATCCTCCACCCACTGCTCCTCCCCATGCTACCTTCCCTCACCTTGCAGTAATCTACAGTGGCCAAAAATTCATAAGAGCCCAAGGATAGCTCAGGACGGTCATAAGCATCCACACGTTTGCCGGTATGATCCAGATGTTGAAAATACTGGGGGGGAACTGTGGGGAGTATGGCAGTGTGTTACTCAAAGGTCCACTCTCAATCTCAATAAGTCTGGCCCTGGCTGAGCTTGCTTCAcagccccacagcccctcagccCCACATGTGCCCTACTTCCCCAGCTCCTGAAAAATGGACCCTCATCTATCTtactagaaagagaaaaatgaagatgcAATCAAGACCTCCTCCCCCCTGTCCCCGTGAACATACCATCATTGATACAGCTGCAAAAGCAGCACTGGAAGCGCCTCCCTCCCTCAATGAACTGCATGAAGGGGCACATGTATGCTTTGCAGCGATTGCAGCGCAAAGGGCCAGACTCTCCGTGGTCCACGACATATGGTGAAGCCTAAGGAGCAAAGGGGAGGGGCTCAGACATAGAGGGAAGCTATGGTGGGTTCAGACATGTGGCAATAGATGAGGAGGAACAACCTGGAGGGAAAGGAGGCATGGCTCAGATATTTCGCCTGGGGAGGGAGTACAGTGGAGAGGAATGAGGACAATGGTAAGGGTACTGTTACAGGAAAATATCCCAAAGAGTCTAAATTCTATAATTCCCTCTTCCTACCCCCCATCCCCAGACTGCATTTCTCCCTGAAAGGGAGAAGGGACTGTGAAACTGGCCATACCAAGCCAGGGACTGCCATGGGTGTATGAGGAGAAAGCCAAAGGTTATCTAGGATTCTTGTTTCTGGCCCTGTCTTTAATCCCATCTTCACTCTTGCCCTAGAGATCTTGACTCCTGCTTCCTTCCCTAACCAAGCATGTATGACACTTCTCCGCTTCCATTTCTGGGATTCTGTGACACCTACTGATGCCCCAAGCAGATGTCACCCTACAGATAAGAGACCAGTGTCCACCCATCCCCATTGGgacccagaaagaaagaaagagaaaaacacacagaGGAGGATAGACAGAAGCAGAATATAAACTGAGCATTGAGTTGCCAGTTACAGACAACTCTATCTAAAGTTAGATAAGCGAGGCATGAACATGAGGGTATCCTACCAAGGCCTGGCAGAGCAGCTGCctagctctctctcttttcatgCTGATTTCAGGTGCTGGCATAACAGATCAGGGCCCAAGCCAGGTGGGAGAAGGTCTACTGGATCCTGATCTACCTTTTCTCTTATACACTGTCCTGACCCCTAATCTACCTGAGATGATAGAATAGCATATAAGGAAAAAGCAGAATGATGTACTTCTCATCATCTGGAGATGACCATGAGATGAGAGGTTCCTGCATCCAGCTGATTCCTCCCCTACAAGTTGGCCTTGCCTCTTTTCATATTGTTTGTTTCCCCTATGGACCCTGTTCCCACCCAGCAGTTTCTTGGGCTTTTGCTCTCATCCCTACCATCCCTTTCAGGCATGGGCCTTAGGATAGAAAGCTACTGAAGAtactctctcctcctgcccaaccAAGATGTCTTCCATTGTGACAACCAGCATCATATCTAGGAAGAAGCCttattctctccctccctttcattATACTTTAGCCCCTTCCCTGACTCACCTCCTCTGGGGGCAGCCTTGCCAGCGGCTTGATGACAGCTGCCAGGGGCACCTGAGCCTGCTTAGCCATGTCAGATGTGCAAGGGATATTATAGGATGTACATCGGATGTATCGGGGACTTGCATTCCCTGAAGTAGGAGGTAGAAGACCTGAGTCAGATCACGGAATCCCTCCAGATACCAGCTCTCCATTGGTGATCCACCCCATCACCTCCAAAAATGTTAGAGCTGACGGTGGCTTTTCTCCCCCAGAGGGACTAGTAGAGACTAGTCTCTGGTAAAAGACTGACAAAATCCCCATCCATAAGCTGATAATCTTGGAGAAAAAGCCCCCATAAGAAGGAGTTAATGCTCTTCTCACCTTGGTCCTTCACCAGGAAGTTGGTGGTGACTAAGGGTGGCACCTGGCCTCGTACTCCAGTAACAAATGGCTCTGAACCGCGGTTGTTCCTGTCATCTTCAATGACCTGAATCTGCAGGGAAGAAGTGAAATGAGTGAGAtgacagaagaaaaggaagtgCCAGGTTCCAGAGTGCCAGGAGAAAGAAAGGCTAGAGCTGCAGCACAGAAACTAAAAATTTGCCAAGGAACATGTCATGCACCAggcctgctttccttctggagaTCATATAAAATGCTACAGTCCTGATCTTCCACTCTACAGCAACAAGGTGCTGGACAGACAACACTGAGATTGGGCTTCTTTATGAATTTCCCCCTGGCCCCAGATCAATCAATGGTGAGCCCTCTTATTCCTCCCACCACAGGAAAGCTCCAACTCTGATCACAAACCCTCAGACATGATTAGATTCCACTTCCCTCCCTTATCAaggcttcctccctcctctccccaagACACACTCAGAGTCAGAGCAGGAAAACAGACAACAGAACCATGTAAAAATGAATCTACCTGGAATGACTCTACAGTCAATGAAATTACAAGGGACTGGGTGAGGAGAGAATTAAACAGCTAGAAATGATCAGGTAAGATGAGGAAGCAGATGCTGCCTTATTTTCAGGTAAGCATCAGTGTGTATTCATGGGAGGAGAGGATGAGTACCCAGTCTTTGTAGCCCAATCCTCAATCCCCCACATTTGACAGACCCagtgaaggggggaaaaaaaggatttgCAAAGCTGGTAATCAGATTCTTGTGCAGGCTAGTGTTCTTCAGTCAATTACTTCAAGATGCGTTTAGTAAAACCAGAAAAAGTAAAGGGCAAATAAGACTGTATCGCATAGCAGAAAGGGTAGAAGCTTAGAGAAATATATCAGAGTCAAAAAGACTCTCCAGATGAGAAAGTGGCCCACACTTTCCCAAACCAGCAGTGCCTTCCCCTGTAAGAAATGCCAGTTTGGGATACCATGAACCTATGTGCCATGTGCCCAAATGTTTCTCCACAACAGGCTGTagacaaaccaaacccaaagtaCAAGGATCTACCACTCCGTCCTGTTCCATCACATGTCACATGCAGGCTCCTGGAGGAGCCAGCAGGACAAAAATAAAAGCTTAATATGCCACCTGGCCCCGTCTTTAGAGCCTAACCTTATACCACCCTATACTCAAGACAGCGCTAACAGCTTGCTACCTCTTCATTAAATGATGACTTGAGGCATGCATATCCTTCTAGCCTATAAAAGCGAGGCTCTACAAGGGCTATGGGAAGAGAATGGAGAGGGGATGGACATGGTGACTGAGGTGAAGATGAGGTCACAGGCATGCATGGATGGCACTAACACAGGGATGACACgcatacacacacccacccccTGCACTTACTGGACTAGGAATGGCATCGGGGTCTATTCTGTGCCTGGTTTTCTGCTGAGGAGGCAGCTCATTGAGTTGCTTTTAGTGTTTTAATAATAAAGGCAGCAGGGTAATACAGGAAGGGAGACAAAAGAACAAGAGGCAGATGTTACTCTCTCAACCCTGATGAGTTAGACATAAACAGCTGGAACCCAGCTCATACTGCTGAAATGAGGCCCCCTCTAGATCTGAAATTTCAAATCTTTCTGGCCCAACACAGAGGCTTTAACGGCTGAGACTATGATATGGAAAGATAAGGGCAAATAGGAGGCAAGCGGGGATAATACAGGGAGGGGCTGAATGGGAGAAACCttaaggaagaagaagaggaatgTTCCCTCTAAAAGGCCAAACCTCCCATCTAAGGACTTTTTATGCTGAAAGAAGCCTTCTCTCACATCTAACCAGACACTCCTCACTgaaggaggggaaaggaaggaggggctCCTCTTGGGTCTCCCTTAGACAACAGGGTCCCTCACCGTGGTAGTTCAccaaaagaagagggaagagaacAGAATGGAATATGACAATGGCTAAGCATGGTGAGGTAACTGACATAGCAAATGTTACAGACAGAACTATAAAGTGGCCCTTACTTGGAAGTACAGTCCCAACCTCTATTCCAAGTCTGATAAGGAGGGCCTGaggattctgatggctttaaggGTGAGATTCATCCACTTTCTGGGAGAAGCAGCTTCCCCAGTGGGGCTTTAAACATACATTGCCCTTGCAAACTGTAGATCCCTTTTCCCCATCCACACAGCAGGAGCCTACCAAACAAAAGTATTGGGGACTTCCTCCTAAAGCACTGGCCAAGTAGGAGCAGAAGGAAACTAATGAGGCTTTCCTTCTCTTAACACCAACACCGGAGAGTTCCCACCTGTTCTACCCGTTACGAAGAATGCTATCTTACTAGATCTAAGGGGACAAGACTCAGCCACTACTCCACAGAAGGGCAAAGGTTACAGTGCCATGTATGTCCAATAGTGACAGAACACAGCCCTCAACCCAGAGCTCTACTGACACTTTGATCACTCTcggcttcccttccctccctgcccagctATGGAGTAAAACTGCTCCCACAAGACTTCTGGAACCTCAAGTTCTAGTTTAAAGGGTCAAAAATTACATCTAGTATCTAAGCCtacaagaagataaataaaatgaaaaattatcagAAAATGCTAGGCAAACCTCATCTAGGTTGACCTACTTATCTGGCAGACACAAACCCCTTCCTCAGGACCACACAAGTATCTACTTACAGGGCTTGGGATGGCATCAGGGTCCAGGCGCTTAGGAGGCAGTGGCTGAGGAGGCCCAGGCTGACTGCCAAATGTGGGTGCTCCTGGGTAGGGGCTTCCATAACTGGGCTGAGGGCCCCGGGCGGGTCCAAAGGAACCTGAGACAAGAGCACAAGGTTAATAAACTCAAAATCCCCCTCCCTATCTCTTCTTAAGGCCTCAAGGAAATGACTAGACTCCTATAAATATAGAATTATGAGGTACACTAATGCCTGGCAAAGCCATTCAGAGAAAGACTACGTAATCTGaactacaagaaaaaagaatgtcttACAAACCCACCACCTGAGTAATAATACCCTGAAGTTGTCCACCTAGTTCCCCATTTAGCAAGcaatactaaaaacaaacaaaacacaaaaaatgcCTGAACAGCTTAAGCCTTTGGCTTCTATACAGACCTTGGGAAAGACTCACCATTTTGTTGCAGCTGATAGCCTGGCTGCTGGGGGGAGTGCATAGGTGGTGGTGGTCCTGGGGGCCCAGTCATCTGAGTGCCAGGGGGCAGAGCTTGAGGAGGAGGTGAGGACACATGGTTGGGCTGGCTCACTGGAAGCCCCCCAAAACCCTGTCCAGGCAGGAGTGGACCAGTCACTGAAGGCATCCGAGGACCCCCTGAAGCTGGGGGTATGAAGCTGGAGGGCTGTGGTGGGACAGATCGCTGGGGAGGCTGGACCCCAGGATGACCATGGGCCTGGCTAAGGGGAGGAGCCTGGCCTTGAGGATAGGAGCCATACAGACCAGAGTTAGGGAAACTTCCTGAGGCTGAGGCCAGCGATGTTGGTGTGCCTGAGAAATAGAAGAGGTAGAGTCAGAAGCCCAGTCATTCTGCCTCCTTATTCATACATCAATTTCCTTTCCACATAAGAGGGACAGTTATGTGTGTCCTATCATCTGGGGCTCAGAGGCACAGGAAATAAAAGGATTCAGGTATACTCTCAGAGCGTAATGCCTCTGAAAAGAAGGGGATAGTAACATTCTTGTAGTCACAGCTACTCACCATAGCCCAGCCCTGAAGCGGGAGGGGCTGGGGCCACAGCACCACTGATCTGCATTCCAGCCAGCTGCGCAGTCACCTCTGCACTTGTCGGGGAAGGGCCATAGGGCTGAAGTACAGACGACTGTCTGACCACAGGGGCCAATGGGGACCCAAATGGCTGAGACCCAGGGAGcctgtgaagaaaaggaaagtagAGGTGACTAGTGGGGCTGGGACACCCTTCAAAGTCGGCAAGAACACCACATCATATAGGAAGCTACATTGTTTTGCGACATCTTACTCTCATCCTGGGCTCTTTTATGGCTTCATACTTTTGTATATTTGAGGGTAAATTACATTCCTGATTATCTACACTGTGATTATCCATGGCAAATCTCGTTTTTCACTATgtttactccacaaatatatgtGGAGCACCTCAAGTCAAATACTATTTACTCTGCTAGTTAAATTATCACCTCCTCTGACTcgcttttttttttggtggctggcctggaccttggtgttatcagcaccatgctctaaccagctgagctaaccaaccagccccctGACTCAATCCTTTGTTGACAAACCTCCTCAGTTTTGTCATGTGAAGCCCTGAAGGAATTGAAAGGGAAGGCAAACATAAGCATCACACACAGGCACCTAATAAATGTAGGATCAAACAAATGCtgtttgttcaatttttaaacagaagtttattacTTTATCCCGggtaaaatgtttgaaaaaatctGTGAGATCAGAGGAGCAGGTCAGCTGAGTTTGGTATTCTGTACTAATTGGAAAGATGATGCTAACTATATCAAAAAAGAGCTAGGGAAACAGGACATAAACCGGGTAGCCTTCCAGCTGTGTCTATCTACCAACACCTCGTTAATTAGATAGCTATGTTGGACACTAGCATGGTATCAGGTGGAACATTTAAATACAATTACAAAATCATTCCAATATCATTGCACACCAACTACAGGCAACTGTTCTGTTATTTTTTACAGTGATATTACTGCAGATATTTACAACATAGGACATTATATATAACAAACTCCTTCTGGGATTTCAGAAATCAAATTCTTCAATTCTTCAGTAGTCTGTTACATTGAAATTCTGATTTATACTTCCTGCCCAACCccccttttttggcagctggcctgtacagggatctgaacccatgaccttggtgtttcctgcatcatactctcccaagtgagctaaccagccagccccaaacttattccttctatctagctgtaatttttttttttttttttttggcacctggctaatatggggatccaaatccttgaccttggtgttataacactgtgcgtTAACCAaccaaatcacacagctagtccTCCTGCCTTATTTTGTCTCTATTACATAATTGGTACTTCATATTTGGTCAGCTTCTATTAGTACGGCAGTTTAacactttttaattcattcaaccaGTATTTTCTTCAACTAGTATTTCTGCTAGTGAAACTTACCTCCCTAAGCTCTTTGTTGAACTTTGCATTTTTTGTCTTCTGTAGCACTAAACACACTGTTAGCCCCATGGCTAATGCTCAATAAATCCCCGTCAGAATAATTATATTCCATGGTACCGCTCCATCAATATGGATAATACTGTCAACTACCCAATGTCACTCTGTCACATGCCCTAGTACCAGTAAACCATCACCTTATAAAGCAACTCTAGGTactctaatttaatcctcacagcaaaaTAATGAGGGAGATAGAGCAGATAGGAAACTAAAACACTAAGAATATAAGTGACATTCTCCACCCCCACCGCTTCACTTGACtcgaaggaaaaaaaagaatacaagtgATAGACCAAGCTAGACTTAGAATCCAGACCTGATTCCTAACTTAATTATGAAATataacataaatagaaaaaagtacataacacacacacacacacacacacacacacacacacacacacacacacacacacacacacacacacacacacacacacacacacacacacacacacacacacagagagagagagttgaatAATTACAATATAACTATTTAGGTAACCAAAAAccaagtcaagaaatagaacacactAGCACCCAAAGGCCCTGCATGCATCTCCCCAATAACaactctctcccttctttcagAGGTAACTGCTATAGTCTCCCAACTTCCTAATAATCATTCCCCTGTCTTTAATAAAGTATAGTTCAGTTTTGTCACTTTTTTAACCTTTTGTAAACTGAATCATATCATATATACTCTTTGAGTTTTGCTTCTACTGTTCAACCTTATGTTTATGAAATTCATCTGTGATATTTGCCTTTAGTTATAGTTCATTCCCTTCATCACTAAATGTTATTCCACTAattaaatatatcacaatttgctTAAGAATTTTGATGTAGATGGATATTTGGGGTTTTTGAATTTTGGGTTATTACAaacaatgttgctatgaacactCATATATTTAACttgtatatacagtatatacatgagttTTTCTAAGGCATATATCTTAGTGAAATGAGTGAAATTACTGGATGACAGGGTATGCATATCTTCAATTTCAATAGATaacaccaaattattttctcaaagtggttgtactaatttccaTCCTATCACCAGTGGATAAGAGTTCCAATTACTCCATATCCTCAGCAATATTTAGTATTGTCAGACCTTTTAATTTTGCCAATATGATGGATATGTAGGACAATCTTCTTGTGGTTTTTAATCTGTACCTTTTTGATTACTTATGAAGttaaacagcttttttttttttttttttttggtggctggccagtatggggatccaaacccttgaccttgatgtcataaggctgtactctaaccaactgagccagtcAGCCAGCCCCCAAGTTGAATggctttttaatatattctttggCCATTTTTAGCTCTTCTTTTATAACGTGCCTATTCTAGTTTCTgtccattattttttttcaactagactgcctttttctttttgctaggagttctttacatattctatatattattttatgtgcttttatctattttatgtataaatttctttttccattctgcaACATGTCTTTCCAATATACTTTCCACTCAATGTCTCCCGCTCTGATGATTCCCATCagcacacaaacatacaaacGTCTGAAAGAAACAACCAACTatggtggaaacaacccaaatgtccatcaatggaagaatggataaacaaaatgtggtatatgtccatacaatgaaatattaaaaaggccataaaaaggaatgaagtacggatacatgccacaacacagatgaaccttaaaaacattatactaagtaagGCTGTCCAGTTATGTGAGTTAGctacagcacagtgttataacaccaaggtctggattcttatacaggccagccaccaaaaaaaccccaaaacaaaagaaacccaaacaaacattatactaagtaaaaaaaAGTCAGTTGCAAAATATCATACGGCATATGATTCCATTCTTATAAAGTCCAGAATAGAGAAATCTATAGGGACAGATGTAGATCAGTAGTTGCTTAAGGTTGGAGGCGTGGGGCAAAGAAGGAATAGCTACTTAGAATGGAATGGAGCTAGCTACTTAGCTAAAGGATACAGTGTTTCTTCTTgaggtgacagaaatgttctaaagCTGACTGTGGTGATATTTGCACATATctgtaaataaactaaaaaccattgaactgtacTCTTCAAATAAGTGAATTGCATGGTACGGtgaattatatcttttttttttttttttttttggcagctggccagtatagggatccaaacccttgaccctggtgttgtaacactgcgctctaaccaactgagctaactggccagtccatgaattataaataaagttgttttttaaaaatccaaacaaataaTCTCACATCCCCCTCAAACTTTTGCTTCCCTTTTAGCTAAATATTGCAAAACAATTGGTTTATAGTCAATCTCTTTCTCTACTTCTTCAATTcctatttccctctctctttaAAGATCTttctaggctggccagttagctcagttggttacagcgtgctgctgataacaccaagatccagggtttcatccctgtgctgaccagctgccaaaaaataagtaaataaagatctttctgtgttcattttcctttttttcctaagtCTGTCCTTTACTAGTTTTTTCAATTGGGTCTATATGCAAACAAACCTGTCTTTATTTGCCCTTTCTGTTAGCAAGGTACAATTATAATTCTAGGAAGACAACTATTTTCCCTTAATGCTTTCAAGGTACTATTTTATCATCTGGTGTCCTCTAATAGTGTCTATTGATTCTAAtcaattttttccccctctgagaCTCCTTTATGGCCTGGGTTGAGGGAGTATGGTTGTTTCACATTTGCTTCTGGAAGGTATTCCGACAATATTGTCACTCaagatcaaatttttaaaaaaaaactttattgagacataatttcCATACTGTTAAATTCACTCCTTTTAAGAATACAATTCAATGACTTTTAGTGAATTTACAGTTATACAACTATCATCAGaattcaattttagaacattttcatcaccccagaaaaatCCCTTATGTTCATGTGTAGTCCCAAAACCTTTTTTTTCACACTCACCCACAGCCAGCCTGGGAGAAACGAGACCCCTTACTACTTCCCTCTGCCAGTGTGCGGACTTTTTTCCACCTGTTCTTTGAAGGCATAGCCCAGGTCCAGACTTCATAAACAGGGTCTCAATTCCAAATCTCCTTTCAGGAAAGCCCAAAGATTCATCTCCCATCCCCAGTACCTGCTTAAATTTAATCCCTGG
Above is a genomic segment from Cynocephalus volans isolate mCynVol1 chromosome 7, mCynVol1.pri, whole genome shotgun sequence containing:
- the SEC24C gene encoding protein transport protein Sec24C isoform X1, yielding MNVNQSAPPVPPFGQPQPIYPGYHQSNYGGQPGSTAPPTPYGAYNGPVPGFQQTPPQGVSRAPPSSGAPPASTAQAPCGQATYGQFGQGDIQNGPSSTVQMQRLPGSQPFGSPLAPVVRQSSVLQPYGPSPTSAEVTAQLAGMQISGAVAPAPPASGLGYGTPTSLASASGSFPNSGLYGSYPQGQAPPLSQAHGHPGVQPPQRSVPPQPSSFIPPASGGPRMPSVTGPLLPGQGFGGLPVSQPNHVSSPPPQALPPGTQMTGPPGPPPPMHSPQQPGYQLQQNGSFGPARGPQPSYGSPYPGAPTFGSQPGPPQPLPPKRLDPDAIPSPQLNELPPQQKTRHRIDPDAIPSPIQVIEDDRNNRGSEPFVTGVRGQVPPLVTTNFLVKDQGNASPRYIRCTSYNIPCTSDMAKQAQVPLAAVIKPLARLPPEEASPYVVDHGESGPLRCNRCKAYMCPFMQFIEGGRRFQCCFCSCINDVPPQYFQHLDHTGKRVDAYDRPELSLGSYEFLATVDYCKNNKFPSSPAFIFMIDVSYNAIRTGLVRLLCEELKSLLDFLPREGRAEESAIRVGFVTYNKVLHFYNVKSSLAQPQMMVVSDVADMFVPLLDGFLVNVNESRAVITSLLDQIPEMFADTRETETVFAPVIQAGMEALKAAECAGKLFLFHTSLPIAEAPGKLKNRDDRKLINTDKEKTLFQPQTGAYQTLAKECVAQGCCVDLFLFPNQYVDVATLSVVPQLTGGSIYKYACFQVENDQERFLSDLRRDVQKIVGFDAVMRVRTSTGIRAVDFFGAFYMSNTTDVELAGLDGDKTVTVEFKHDDRLNEESGALLQCALLYTSCAGQRRLRIHNLALNCCTQLADLYRNCETDTLINYMAKFAYRGVLNSPVKTVRDTLITQCAQILACYRKNCASPSSAGQLILPECMKLLPVYLNCVLKSDVLQPGAEVTTDDRAYVRQLVTSMDVAETNVFFYPRLLPLTKSPIESTTEPPAVRASEERLSNGDIYLLENGLNLFLWVGASVQQGVVQSLFNVSSFSQISSGLSVLPVLDNPLSTKVRGLIDSLRAQRSRYMKLIVVKQEDKLEMLFKHFLVEDKSLSGGASYVDFLCHMHKEIRQLLS
- the SEC24C gene encoding protein transport protein Sec24C isoform X2 gives rise to the protein MNVNQSAPPVPPFGQPQPIYPGYHQSNYGGQPGSTAPPTPYGAYNGPVPGFQQTPPQGVSRAPPSSGAPPASTAQAPCGQATYGQFGQGDIQNGPSSTVQMQRLPGSQPFGSPLAPVVRQSSVLQPYGPSPTSAEVTAQLAGMQISGAVAPAPPASGLGYGTPTSLASASGSFPNSGLYGSYPQGQAPPLSQAHGHPGVQPPQRSVPPQPSSFIPPASGGPRMPSVTGPLLPGQGFGGLPVSQPNHVSSPPPQALPPGTQMTGPPGPPPPMHSPQQPGYQLQQNGSFGPARGPQPSYGSPYPGAPTFGSQPGPPQPLPPKRLDPDAIPSPIQVIEDDRNNRGSEPFVTGVRGQVPPLVTTNFLVKDQGNASPRYIRCTSYNIPCTSDMAKQAQVPLAAVIKPLARLPPEEASPYVVDHGESGPLRCNRCKAYMCPFMQFIEGGRRFQCCFCSCINDVPPQYFQHLDHTGKRVDAYDRPELSLGSYEFLATVDYCKNNKFPSSPAFIFMIDVSYNAIRTGLVRLLCEELKSLLDFLPREGRAEESAIRVGFVTYNKVLHFYNVKSSLAQPQMMVVSDVADMFVPLLDGFLVNVNESRAVITSLLDQIPEMFADTRETETVFAPVIQAGMEALKAAECAGKLFLFHTSLPIAEAPGKLKNRDDRKLINTDKEKTLFQPQTGAYQTLAKECVAQGCCVDLFLFPNQYVDVATLSVVPQLTGGSIYKYACFQVENDQERFLSDLRRDVQKIVGFDAVMRVRTSTGIRAVDFFGAFYMSNTTDVELAGLDGDKTVTVEFKHDDRLNEESGALLQCALLYTSCAGQRRLRIHNLALNCCTQLADLYRNCETDTLINYMAKFAYRGVLNSPVKTVRDTLITQCAQILACYRKNCASPSSAGQLILPECMKLLPVYLNCVLKSDVLQPGAEVTTDDRAYVRQLVTSMDVAETNVFFYPRLLPLTKSPIESTTEPPAVRASEERLSNGDIYLLENGLNLFLWVGASVQQGVVQSLFNVSSFSQISSGLSVLPVLDNPLSTKVRGLIDSLRAQRSRYMKLIVVKQEDKLEMLFKHFLVEDKSLSGGASYVDFLCHMHKEIRQLLS